The Candidatus Zixiibacteriota bacterium sequence TTCCAGAACAATGGAGAAAGCTCCGGCCTCTTCAAGAGCCTGGGCCGATTCGAGAAGGTACTGCTTCGATTTTTCTTTGCGGCCCTGGACCCGATGACCGCCGAAAGCATGAATAGACTGCGGCGTCAGGCCGATATGCCCCATAACCGGGATACCGCATTCGACAATTCTTTTAACAGTCGGGGCCATCTCCGTCCCGCCTTCAAGTTTGACCGCCTCGGCGTTGGCTTCTTTTAAAAATCGACCGGCGTTGGTAATAGCGATTTCGAATGACGGTTGGTAGGACAGGAAGGGCATATCGGCCACGACCAGGGCCTGTTTGGTGCCGAGGGCGACGGCGCGGGTGTGGGCCAGCATGACTTCCATCGTGATCGGCAGGGTACTTGTCATGCCGTGAATGACCATCCCGGCCGAATCACCGACCAGGATGCAGTCGATACCGGCCCGGTCGAGAAACCGGGCGGTGAAATAATCATAAGCGGTCAGGACCGCCAGTTTTTCACCGTGAACCTTTTTCCTGATAAAAGTACGGATGGTCATTTTGCCATTGGAATTACGGTCGTCATGAGCTGACATGTTTTCCTCATTTTACGGCATGGTATGCCCGGCCGGGACATAATATTTCTTGCCGGTGATCGGCTTTTTAATCAACTCGACCAGATTTTCAAAATCATCGCGGTTGTCAACAAAGTCGATATCATCGGTTTTTACGACCAGCAGAGGCGAATCATCATAGTGAAAAAAGAAGTAGTTGAAAGCATCGTTGAGTTCGGTGATATAATCAACATCGATAGAACGCTCGAAACCGTAATTGCGTTTTTTTATCCGTTCCAGCAAAACCGGGGTGGAGGTTTGAAGATAGATGGTCAAATCCGGCGGAGGAATATCGGCCTTGAGAAGGGGCAGGATTCTTTCGTACAGAATGAGTTCGCGTTTGCTGAGATTGACAGTAGCGAAAATTTGATCGCGGATAAAAGTATAATCGGCAACAATCCTCTGGGCGAACAGGTCACGGACGATCAGGGATTGCTGCTGCTGATAGCGGCTTAGCAAAAAATATAACTGGGCGGAAAAAGCATAACGGTTTTTTTCCTTGTAGAAATCGACGATAAAGGGATTATTCATGGCATCGTCAAGTAGCAGTTCGGCGTCAATTTTTTCGGCCAGCATCCGAGCCAGCGTGGTTTTCCCGGCGCCGATTACGCCCTCCAGGGCGATATAGTTAGGTTCGGACATGAGGTTGTTCTATTTCCCTGTAAATAATAATGCTTTTAGCCTCTCCGGATTTAAGGTATGAATCCAGCCTGCGGCCGCTTTCGGGATGAAGCAGATCCGGATCGATGTTGAGAAGCGGCACCAGGACAAAAGCTCGCCGGGTCATCCTCGGATGCGGCACCTGCAGACGATCGGTTCTGATGATCTCATCGCCGAACAGAAGGAGGTCAAGATCAATAGTCCGGGGCTGGTAATCGCCCTTGCTTTCACGCCCGATTTTTTTCTCAATATTTTCCAGATTGGTCAAAAGCTCTTGGGCGCTGTACGCGAATTGGCCCTTGATAACCATATTCAAAAATCCCGGCGTATCCCTGTCCATATCAACCGCCTCGCTGATATAGATGGGTGAGCAGTGAATATGTTCAAAGCCTTCCATCTCCGCAATCAGGCGGCAGGCTCTGAGCAGGTTGGCCTCACGGTTACCGAGGTTTGAACCGACTCCAAGATAAACTATTCTGGACATTATTTTCTCCTTATGGTCGAAATGACTATTTATTTTCATTATCGGCCAAAATCTTGGAAGTATCAGGCTGACGCCGGGTAACCTCGATTTCGATATTGTCAATAGTTCCCTGGATCGGCGGAATCACTTTGCGTATTCGCAAGGTTACACGATAAATCGGGAATTCATTCAGAATAGTCTGGGCCAGATTGGCGGCCAGGCTTTCCATCAGGGAATATGCCTTACCCTCGACGATTTCCTTGATTTTCCGATGGACGGCGACATAATCGACCGCATCCTGAAGGCTGTCCGATTCACCGGGCGGGGCCAGATCGACCTCGAGTTCGCAATCAACCTCGAATCGGCGGCCGGTCTCCTTCTCGGCGGCAGAGACGCCGTGGTACCCGTAGAAGAC is a genomic window containing:
- a CDS encoding deoxynucleoside kinase; this translates as MSEPNYIALEGVIGAGKTTLARMLAEKIDAELLLDDAMNNPFIVDFYKEKNRYAFSAQLYFLLSRYQQQQSLIVRDLFAQRIVADYTFIRDQIFATVNLSKRELILYERILPLLKADIPPPDLTIYLQTSTPVLLERIKKRNYGFERSIDVDYITELNDAFNYFFFHYDDSPLLVVKTDDIDFVDNRDDFENLVELIKKPITGKKYYVPAGHTMP
- the folB gene encoding dihydroneopterin aldolase; the encoded protein is MDVIRLNGMVFYGYHGVSAAEKETGRRFEVDCELEVDLAPPGESDSLQDAVDYVAVHRKIKEIVEGKAYSLMESLAANLAQTILNEFPIYRVTLRIRKVIPPIQGTIDNIEIEVTRRQPDTSKILADNENK
- the panB gene encoding 3-methyl-2-oxobutanoate hydroxymethyltransferase, with amino-acid sequence MSAHDDRNSNGKMTIRTFIRKKVHGEKLAVLTAYDYFTARFLDRAGIDCILVGDSAGMVIHGMTSTLPITMEVMLAHTRAVALGTKQALVVADMPFLSYQPSFEIAITNAGRFLKEANAEAVKLEGGTEMAPTVKRIVECGIPVMGHIGLTPQSIHAFGGHRVQGRKEKSKQYLLESAQALEEAGAFSIVLELVQTATATEITRNINIPTIGIGSGIGCDGQVLVVNDILGLYDIFKPKFVRRYVDLPPLIEQAARDFIKDVKSGNYPSSDESFE
- the folK gene encoding 2-amino-4-hydroxy-6-hydroxymethyldihydropteridine diphosphokinase, whose product is MSRIVYLGVGSNLGNREANLLRACRLIAEMEGFEHIHCSPIYISEAVDMDRDTPGFLNMVIKGQFAYSAQELLTNLENIEKKIGRESKGDYQPRTIDLDLLLFGDEIIRTDRLQVPHPRMTRRAFVLVPLLNIDPDLLHPESGRRLDSYLKSGEAKSIIIYREIEQPHVRT